A region from the Phycisphaeraceae bacterium genome encodes:
- the trpE gene encoding anthranilate synthase component I, producing MPYYLPDLVTFTRLAQSLEVPDRATGVSRHSIGSRVVPMFRRLVSDQITPVIAYRRLVRPDERMAPSFLFESVVGGDRIGRYSFLGAQPQLQIIAHDREVQFIDRDRPERSKQFHSDDPLAELHKLTSHDRYAALPGLPDFTGGWVGFAGYDTVRYLEGEKLASPPRDDRRLPDLHMGMYRQLVAFDHVQKTTLVITNVLVDQFDSIEAAYHHGSRELDDLVTRIETPPRLAPGTAELEVGDVDLASPPPRLPASNMGAGGYQKAVLKAKEYIAAGDIFQVVPSQRFELRTAVDPFDIYRALRIVNPSPYMFYLQIAGGMLVGSSPEILCRVHNGVVTNRPLAGTRRRGTDKTEDDSLERELLADPKERAEHIMLVDLGRNDVGRVAEPGSINLPDVMVVERYSHVMHISSTVTGKLRNGATCWDALRTALPVGTVSGAPKVRAMQIIDELEPARRGPYAGAVGYADFAGNMDMAIALRTMVIMPAAASVGHDKGKKPWIVHLQAGGGIVADSDPDAEHQETVNKAAALAKAVDLAERAFGCRYD from the coding sequence ATGCCTTACTATCTGCCTGATCTCGTAACCTTTACTCGACTCGCACAATCGCTCGAAGTGCCGGATCGTGCTACTGGAGTATCTCGTCATTCCATTGGCAGTCGTGTCGTGCCCATGTTCCGACGATTGGTCAGTGATCAGATCACCCCTGTGATCGCCTATCGACGGCTTGTTCGGCCAGACGAGCGGATGGCTCCCAGTTTTCTTTTCGAGTCGGTTGTCGGGGGAGATCGTATAGGTCGTTACAGTTTTCTCGGTGCGCAGCCGCAGTTGCAGATCATCGCGCATGATCGCGAGGTTCAGTTCATTGATCGGGATCGTCCTGAACGATCGAAGCAATTCCACAGTGATGATCCTTTGGCTGAATTACACAAACTGACAAGCCATGACCGTTACGCAGCGTTGCCCGGCCTGCCGGATTTCACGGGCGGCTGGGTTGGATTCGCAGGCTATGACACGGTGCGTTATCTCGAAGGCGAAAAACTTGCTTCTCCGCCGCGCGATGATCGTCGGCTGCCTGATTTGCACATGGGGATGTACCGACAACTTGTAGCGTTTGACCATGTTCAAAAAACGACGCTCGTCATCACGAACGTGCTGGTAGATCAATTCGACTCGATCGAAGCTGCGTATCACCACGGGTCCCGGGAACTGGACGATCTAGTAACCCGTATAGAAACACCGCCGCGATTAGCTCCGGGCACCGCGGAGTTGGAAGTTGGAGATGTTGACCTTGCAAGTCCGCCACCCAGGCTACCTGCGAGCAATATGGGGGCTGGAGGCTATCAGAAGGCGGTGCTCAAGGCGAAGGAATACATCGCCGCTGGAGATATTTTTCAGGTTGTTCCCAGCCAGCGATTCGAGTTACGTACCGCAGTGGACCCGTTCGATATCTACCGCGCTCTGCGCATCGTTAATCCGTCTCCATACATGTTCTATCTCCAGATTGCAGGCGGCATGTTGGTTGGATCGAGTCCGGAAATTTTGTGTCGGGTACACAATGGCGTGGTAACGAATCGGCCATTAGCTGGAACTCGTCGACGTGGCACGGATAAGACGGAAGATGATTCGTTGGAAAGAGAACTGCTTGCCGACCCCAAAGAGCGTGCGGAACACATCATGCTGGTTGATCTGGGACGCAACGATGTTGGCCGTGTCGCGGAACCAGGATCAATCAACTTGCCGGATGTGATGGTGGTCGAGCGTTATAGCCACGTCATGCACATCAGTTCGACGGTCACTGGCAAACTGCGCAATGGTGCTACGTGCTGGGATGCTCTGCGTACCGCTCTGCCGGTCGGCACGGTCAGCGGTGCTCCGAAAGTGCGCGCAATGCAGATTATTGACGAGCTGGAACCGGCAAGGCGGGGTCCATATGCCGGTGCGGTGGGATATGCTGATTTCGCGGGCAATATGGATATGGCCATTGCACTTCGGACCATGGTCATCATGCCTGCCGCAGCGAGTGTGGGTCATGACAAGGGAAAAAAGCCGTGGATCGTTCATCTACAGGCTGGTGGGGGTATCGTGGCTGACAGTGACCCTGACGCGGAACATCAGGAGACGGTTAATAAGGCAGCAGCTCTGGCGAAAGCAGTGGATCTGGCTGAGCGGGCATTTGGTTGCCGCTACGATTGA
- a CDS encoding FliM/FliN family flagellar motor switch protein, with translation MPTDLQTILKLTVPVIVQVGERFLPMDDVLALGPGAILELTKSAEDELELLANNKVIGRGVAVKVGENFGIRITSIGTTSERVTALGS, from the coding sequence ATGCCCACAGATTTGCAGACAATTCTCAAGCTTACTGTGCCGGTCATCGTCCAGGTAGGGGAGCGATTCCTGCCGATGGATGACGTGCTAGCGCTTGGCCCCGGCGCAATACTTGAGTTGACCAAGTCTGCCGAAGATGAATTGGAGCTTCTGGCCAATAACAAAGTGATCGGCAGGGGAGTTGCCGTTAAGGTCGGTGAAAACTTTGGTATCCGCATTACGTCGATCGGCACTACCAGCGAGCGTGTTACCGCACTGGGTTCCTGA